The Halotia branconii CENA392 region CAATAAACGTCTTCTAAGTGAATCCGCCCACCAAAACCCAGTGACGCGAGGATAGCAATTTTATCTGCTGCGTCTAAGCCATCAACATCAGCTGTCGGATCAGCTTCTGCATAACCTAAGCGTTGGGCATCAGCTAAGACATCATCAAAGTTGCTGCCTTCTGTTTGCATCCGTGTGAGGATGTAGTTAGTTGTTCCGTTAACGATACCAGTAACGGCGTTAATTTGGTTAACACTTAATGATTGCTTTAAAGGTTGAATTACCGGAATACCACCACCGACAGCGGCTTCTAACATCACGTATACACCGGCTTGATTGGCAGCGGTAAAAATTTCTGCCCCAAACCGAGCGATCACAGCTTTATTGGCGGTGACAACGTGTTTACCGTTTTTTAAGGCTTGGAGAATCAGCGATCGCGCTGGTTCTAATCCACCCATTACCTCGACAACTATATCTACCGCCGGATCGTTGACAATTGCTTCTAAATTTGCAGTTAATATTTCTGTTGATAATTCTACTGCACGGGGTTTATCGAGCGATCGTACTCCCACTCGATATATTTCTATTTCTTGTAACAACGGATGACGGCCAATGACATTTTGCAGTAACTGTACTGTTCCCGTTCCTACCGTACCTAATCCCAATATTCCTAACTTTACACCCACAAACTTTGCACCCAATTTTACCAACAACAATAGTAGGGTAGGCACATAGCCCACCCTACTAATTATCCTTTGTCGGTTGTCAGTTTTTAGTTGTTTTTCATTAACCACTGACCACTGACTAATTTAATAGGTTTCTACGTGCCAGCGTCCGGCTTTCTTCAGGTCTTTTTGGTAATCACTCCAGGTTATTCCTTCTTTAGCAGCAGCCTTAGTTAGCGCTTCATCAATGCCACCTTCCATGCCTCGCAAACCGCAAATGTAGGTGTGGGTTTTTTCTTCTTTAATCAACTTCCACAGTTCATCTGCATGTTCTGCTACGCGGTCTTGGATGTACATCCTACCGCCTTGGGGATTTTTTTGTTCCCGGCTGATAGCACCAGTAAGGCGGAAGTTTTCGGGATATTTTTGTTGAATTTCTTCCAGTTCTTCCTTGTACAGAAGATTTGGAGTTGTGGGAACGCCGAAGATCAGCCAAGCAAATCCTTTGAATTGGTATTCTGGGTTTGCTGCTTTTTCTGCATCTTTAAACATCCGCCACAGATAAGCCCGCATCGGCGCAATACCTGTTCCTGTCGCCATCATGATCACTTTTGCATCGGGGTCATCGGGTAACAACATTTCCTTACCCACAGGCCCGGTAATTTTGACTTCATCTCCTGGTTTCAAGAAACACAAATGAGTCGAGCAAACACCGTAAACTGTTTCATTCGTTTCTGGGTGCTTATACTCTAACTGACGGACGCACAGTGATACTGTTTTATCATCCACATCATCGCCGTGACGAGTTGAGGCGATAGAATATAATCTCAGCTTTTCAGGCTTACCGTTTTTATCCAATCCTGGTGGGACAATACCGATACTTTGACCTTCTATGTATTTCAAATCACCACCAGAGATGTCAAACTTGAGGTGCTGAACAATGCCAATCCCACCTTCTTTGACTAACGCTTCGTTAGATATGCACTTACCAACAAACGGAGAATTGGGACGATAAATGTTCACAGGAACGTCAGCGTGAGCACCTTTTTTGGCTTTCGCTTGAGTCATGGTGTTGCCTTTTTTATCCTTATTCTTGAGCTGTTCTTCAGTATTCGCAGGTGTGGCTTTACCATTCCCCTCACTGTTAGCAGTTCCCCTATTTTGATATGGGTCTCTACCATTGAGTTGCTCTAAGGCACTTGCAGGTTGGATACTAACAATTTTGCCGCCTAGGCGAGTGACACGTCGCATTTCTTGATTCATGCGGTTGTAAGGCACTCTGATGAACACACTGCCACTTTTACGAATTGGGTAGTTCGTTTTATCAGTTTCTTCGTTCTGACGCAGACCCACCACTTCGTAAACGAAGATGCGGCTACCTAATTCTGTGTTGGCAGCACCCTCAACAGCACCTTGATTGTACATTCGTTCTACCACTCCGATATTTACTTAACCGTTTCTCAAAAAAAACTATTCTCATCACATGCCAGTTTTAGTTTATCGGATTTTCGTTTACCAAAACTAGCGCTCTGGGAAAGCGGCATAGTCAACTAATGCCTTGCTAGATACACTCGCCAAAGACATGCAGGCAGCAAAAAAACACACCTGTTCATCTTCTAACTTAGAGGATAAGTCTGATGGAGAATGTTAATAATGAGTCAATTTAATCTTTTTTTCGTGAATTATAACTTCCATTAAGCAGCTAGCATTTAACTACCCAAAGAGTAAGATGCAATGAATGATGACATTAGAAGGCAGGTTTGATTTGCAGAAATTCCTGCTTATTTTGCCTTCATCAAGTTGTTACTACGCTTACATTTTTTGCTATTTACACTAAATAATACCAATCAAGAAAGATTTTTTCCAATTGGTTCTACTTTTTTAAGTAGAATTATCTCTTAGTAATGCTTTTGGCTACTCTATTACTCTCGATTATGGTTAATTACCTAACGAGTAGAGGTGTAGCTATAAAACATTAATTATAGAGAGAAATGTAATATAAGCAACTATAATAAGTTTTACTTGATGTGAAACATCTGTCAACCTCTACATTCATTAGATATAAACCTGACATTGAATAAATTTGATTATTTCCCATAAATTACTGTCTAGAAATTTTATTATCCAACTTGATAGTTCACTCTTTAGATAGATTCTGACGTTGAAGGACTAGAGTGCTGCGATCGCTCAAACTAAAATTCCCAATATCAGTAAAATTTTGCGGCCAATAAAGAATACCTTCTAGACTTGATGAATAAAGTCTCAGGCATCGCCACACTAAATTATGGGTAGTGACGACACGGTATTAAAAATCTCCAACTAAATCATTAAAGAGTGTGGGTAAATCACCGGATTCATCCTGACAGCAAATCTTGTTATAGAATACCGCCTTCTGTTAAAATTAAATATATCACTAGGATTAAATACTCACCAATAGCGAATTAAAGCTAGCTCAGACGATTAACAACTATAGACTTCGTTGTAAATTCGTCTAAATATGTCTTAGCGCTACTGGGTAACAAGAACGCAGGATAAAACCGATTGGGTAAGCTCCTGGCTTCAGAATCTGCTGTGTGAAAAATTATTGATTGACACATTTATTATCGTTAGAGGAGATTTATGACAAATAAGCCGGAACGGGTGGTACTAATCGGAGTAGCCGGAGACTCCGGGTGCGGTAAATCTACGTTTTTGCGTCGTTTAATAGATTTGTTTGGTGAAGAATTAATGACAGTTATCTGTTTGGATGACTATCATTGTCTAGATCGCAAACAACGCAAAGAAACTGGGATAACTGCATTAGACCCTAGAGCTAACAATTTTGACCTGATGTATGAGCAAATTAAAGCGCTCAAAGAAGGTCAGACAATTGATAAGCCGATTTATAACCACGAAACCGGCAATATTGATCCACCAGAGAAAGTGGAGCCAAATCATATTGTAGTTGTGGAAGGGCTGCATCCTTTATATGACGAACGAGTGCGATCGCTGATTGATTTCAGCGTTTATTTTGACATTAGTGACGAAGTTAAAATTGCCTGGAAAATTCAGCGGGACATGGCCGAAAGAGGTCATCGCTACGAAGATGTAGTAGCTCAAATCAATTCTCGTAAACCCGATTTTGAGAAGTTTATAGAACCACAAAGAGAATTTGCCGATGTAGTTCTTCAGGTATTACCCACAAACTTAATCAAAAACGATACTGAACGTAAAGTACTGCGGGTACGTATGCTCCAACGAGAAGGTAAAGAAGGCTTTGAGCCAACTTACCTCTTTGATGAAGGGTCAACAATTAACTGGACTCCTTGTGGACGTAAGCTAACCTGTTCATATCCTGGAATGCAAATGTACTATGGTTCAGATGTCTACTATGGTCGCTACGTCTCTGTATTAGAAGTAGATGGTCAATTTGACAATCTAGAAGAAATAATTTACATCGAAACTCATCTCAGCAAGACATCCACCAAATATGAAGGTGAAATGACTCACTTGTTGCTCCAACACCGTGAGTATCCAGGTTCTAACAATGGTACTGGTTTGTTCCAAGTACTTACAGGCTTGAAAATGCGCGCTGCTTATGAGCGTTTAACAACAAAGGAAGCAAAGTTAGCAATTCAAGTTTAAAACAGCAGTGTTTGTGTCAAAGCTTCGGGGATACTTCCGGGTATTCCCTTTTTTATTTGCGCTATGCGGGTCAGTTGTTAGTTGTTAGTGGTCAGTTGTCAGTGACTCAATACCACATATTGAATCTTATTTAGTATTTTTTCAAGAAAATAGGATACTCACTGCTGAATGTGTCAAGATTGTTATGACTTCAGAAATTAGTCACTGAAGTAAATACCGACTATTTTAGTCGGGTATTTAATCAGTGAAAATATTTTTAAAGGAGGAATCCTCTTTGTCTAGTCGCTATTTCTTTACCTCTGAGTCAGTTACCGAAGGCCATCCAGATAAAATCTGCGATCAGATTTCTGATACGATTTTAGATGCCTTATTGACGCAAGATTCCAGTAGTCGTGTTGCTGCTGAAGTTGTAGTTAATACTGGTTTAGTGCTAATTACTGGTGAAATTACTAGTAAAGCTAATGTGAATTATGTTAACCTTGCCCGCAAAAAGATAGCAGAAATCGGCTACAACGATGCGGATAATGGTTTTTCAGCCAACAGCGCTAGCATTCTGTTAGCTTTAGATGAGCAATCACCTGATATTGCCCAAGGCGTTAATATCGCCCAAGAAACCCGCCAACAAGATAGTGATGAACTATTCGACAAAATTGGCGCGGGTGATCAAGGTATCATGTTTGGCTTTGCCTGTAACGAAACATCAGAAATGATGCCCTTGCCCATCTGTCTTGCCCATCGCATTGCTCGTCGATTGGCAGCAGTCCGCAAAACAGGCGAACTTTCATACCTGCGCCCTGATGGCAAAACCCAAGTCACTATAATCTACGAAGACGGTCGTCCCGTAGGTATTGATACTATTCTGATTTCCACCCAGCATACAGCTAATATTGGGGAAATCACTGATGAGGCGGCAGTCCAAGCCAAAATTAAACAAGACCTCTGGTCAGCAGTAGTCGAACCTGTTTTTGGTGATATTGATATTAAGCCTAATCAGCAAACACGTTTTTTGGTTAATCCTACTGGCAAATTTGTCGTTGGAGGCCCTCAAGGAGACTCTGGTCTTACAGGACGGAAAATAATCATTGATACCTACGGTGGTTATTCCCGGCATGGTGGCGGTGCTTTCTCCGGTAAAGACCCCACAAAAGTAGACCGTTCTGCTGCTTATGCTGCTCGCTACGTGGCTAAAAATATTGTTGCTGCCGGGTTAGCAGAAAAATGTGAAGTTCAGTTAAGTTATGCGATTGGCGTAGCCCGACCAGTCAGTATTTATCTGGATACATTCGGTACAGGCACAGTAGACGATGAGATTTTGCTGGCATTAGTTAAAAAGAACTTTGAACTACGTCCAGCAGGGATTATTCATGTTTTCAACTTACGTAACCTACCAAGTGAACGAGGCGGACGTTTTTACCAGGACATCGCGGCTTACGGTCATTTTGGACGGAACGATTTAGATTTGCCGTGGGAGCGTACCGATAAGGCAGAATTGTTGAAACATGAAGTTAATCTGTTACTATCAGCAGCGATCGCCTAACTAAGTCATTAAAATAAAACCTACTGGAAAAACTTCAGTTTGATCAATTCCAGTGGTAGAATGGGCAACTGTCGAAGTTGCCTTTCTTATTATTCAGGACTTACGCACATTTTGCTACTTGATAAATTAACGTTTACAGATTAGTTTTGCATAATTAATATTATGGTAATACTTGAAACATAGGTTTAGTTAAAGTCTACAGCAATTTTATTGAGAATATAAGCAAGTATTAGATACTGAATCAAGGCTTTGAGCTTTAAAATTATTCAATATTTTCTACATATACTGTGATATATAATACATTTAACTTGTGAGCAAATATTTGTTGATGTTAAAAAACTCCTCTACATTACGTATCTTGCCGATTTGTAGATAGAAGACAGTTGCAAATCTGGAGAAAGTCTGAGAAATTAGTGATAAAATCTAACAAGTTTAGTCTGTCTATCAGGAGCAGCTACTTGAATGTCATTAATAGTGGAGAATAGGAAGGCATGACTGTAGATGTTCTATAAAATGAATCGTCGAGGGGTAGATCAAAATTAAAGTGCGGTTTCGCTGAGATCTATAGAATACTGTCCTCAAAACTTCATCCTCAACAACAGTAGTGAAAAAATTAGATTTTTCCTGTCAAAAAGTATTATTACTGAAAGAAGTAATTACTGTTTGCCACTACCAAATGACTATGTAAACATTCATATCAAACCTGCTCAAACTTTATGACTTCATGCAAATTATTTAATGAGCAATGATTTGATATAAAAGAAAATAATTTCGGTGTTATTTAC contains the following coding sequences:
- a CDS encoding homoserine dehydrogenase is translated as MGVKLGILGLGTVGTGTVQLLQNVIGRHPLLQEIEIYRVGVRSLDKPRAVELSTEILTANLEAIVNDPAVDIVVEVMGGLEPARSLILQALKNGKHVVTANKAVIARFGAEIFTAANQAGVYVMLEAAVGGGIPVIQPLKQSLSVNQINAVTGIVNGTTNYILTRMQTEGSNFDDVLADAQRLGYAEADPTADVDGLDAADKIAILASLGFGGRIHLEDVYCEGIRQVSKTDIAYAEKLGFVIKLLAIAKRQSNKNSQLSVRVHPTLVSKTHPLASINGVYNAILVEGEPIGQVMFFGPGAGAGATASAVSSDILNLAATLQTSTANPNPLFTCGHDDYCEIAPIAELVTRFYTRFLTKDQPGVIGKLGTCFGNYGVSLESVVQTGFQEKLAEIVVVTHDVREGDFRQALAEIRDLPAIDSIPSLLRVL
- the petH gene encoding ferredoxin--NADP reductase — translated: MYNQGAVEGAANTELGSRIFVYEVVGLRQNEETDKTNYPIRKSGSVFIRVPYNRMNQEMRRVTRLGGKIVSIQPASALEQLNGRDPYQNRGTANSEGNGKATPANTEEQLKNKDKKGNTMTQAKAKKGAHADVPVNIYRPNSPFVGKCISNEALVKEGGIGIVQHLKFDISGGDLKYIEGQSIGIVPPGLDKNGKPEKLRLYSIASTRHGDDVDDKTVSLCVRQLEYKHPETNETVYGVCSTHLCFLKPGDEVKITGPVGKEMLLPDDPDAKVIMMATGTGIAPMRAYLWRMFKDAEKAANPEYQFKGFAWLIFGVPTTPNLLYKEELEEIQQKYPENFRLTGAISREQKNPQGGRMYIQDRVAEHADELWKLIKEEKTHTYICGLRGMEGGIDEALTKAAAKEGITWSDYQKDLKKAGRWHVETY
- a CDS encoding phosphoribulokinase, with product MTNKPERVVLIGVAGDSGCGKSTFLRRLIDLFGEELMTVICLDDYHCLDRKQRKETGITALDPRANNFDLMYEQIKALKEGQTIDKPIYNHETGNIDPPEKVEPNHIVVVEGLHPLYDERVRSLIDFSVYFDISDEVKIAWKIQRDMAERGHRYEDVVAQINSRKPDFEKFIEPQREFADVVLQVLPTNLIKNDTERKVLRVRMLQREGKEGFEPTYLFDEGSTINWTPCGRKLTCSYPGMQMYYGSDVYYGRYVSVLEVDGQFDNLEEIIYIETHLSKTSTKYEGEMTHLLLQHREYPGSNNGTGLFQVLTGLKMRAAYERLTTKEAKLAIQV
- the metK gene encoding methionine adenosyltransferase is translated as MSSRYFFTSESVTEGHPDKICDQISDTILDALLTQDSSSRVAAEVVVNTGLVLITGEITSKANVNYVNLARKKIAEIGYNDADNGFSANSASILLALDEQSPDIAQGVNIAQETRQQDSDELFDKIGAGDQGIMFGFACNETSEMMPLPICLAHRIARRLAAVRKTGELSYLRPDGKTQVTIIYEDGRPVGIDTILISTQHTANIGEITDEAAVQAKIKQDLWSAVVEPVFGDIDIKPNQQTRFLVNPTGKFVVGGPQGDSGLTGRKIIIDTYGGYSRHGGGAFSGKDPTKVDRSAAYAARYVAKNIVAAGLAEKCEVQLSYAIGVARPVSIYLDTFGTGTVDDEILLALVKKNFELRPAGIIHVFNLRNLPSERGGRFYQDIAAYGHFGRNDLDLPWERTDKAELLKHEVNLLLSAAIA